In Salvelinus sp. IW2-2015 unplaced genomic scaffold, ASM291031v2 Un_scaffold2746, whole genome shotgun sequence, one genomic interval encodes:
- the LOC112074660 gene encoding zinc finger protein ZFMSA12A isoform X1, with amino-acid sequence MAESPFPLPSLGLLVPPLRMMSAVMWQVVRQGNTKHYGKLEEFVSMVTEVVPDLLSNRQRWLLILALRGRVTLELFRSGHPDDLKAVETHLDRITASGLKQSNDAAIEFAESNFLKLIQSLVEDPERREHFFKVVFPVEYGPNFDSSLQTLVCHFLSRLEELLPVPDFKQTALLISAAPSVLEDYMRCVSHGEDLKSLLQNQHCPGKLPKSVPSRTEDRLLVSLSFPPSLRLANASHPSARDSPSLEIMTDSLTGQWAESKASMAKNTGTDSVESQGSEGKDHLKERQRVRLKSEEGREAVVSEHQYSLSSTTAEHXPAATAAASSGVSPEQPRQRVAHKCPQCGRCFIYLYEMLEHQRLHTGENPYKCSQCGKTFRRSSEMSTHRRTQCSNAAYVCIKCGSSFGSVRERVRHRCSGSRRASGLGQAGQFECPQCGKIFKWHNSLKKHLVTHTTDKVFNCRYCGEGPFPGVAELRAHQKVHGAEDKPYKCKQCGKGFSSQVWQNNHEQRHSQERSKICPSCGKAFRCKGDLKLHMRTHTGERPYQCTYCTKRFSVNGNLTIHIRTHTGEKPFLCSDCGKAFCSAGELQIHRRTHTGERPYKCTVCEKGFTMASKVTLHMRVHTGVRPYICHECGKAFSRGAELKKHVLNHTGVRPYPCHLCSKTYTCLNHLKRHLKTHSASQSLDVSGGSTVA; translated from the exons GTGACTCTGGAATTGTTCCGATCTGGACATCCCGATGACCTCAAGGCTGTTGAAACACACCTGGATAGAATCACAGCATCTGGTCTGAAACAG TCAAACGATGCCGCGATTGAATTTGCTGAATCTAACTTCCTGAAGCTGATCCAGAGCTTAGTGGAAGACCCAGAAAGGAGGGAACACTTCTTCAAG GTGGTGTTCCCGGTGGAGTATGGTCCTAACTTTGACTCATCGCTGCAAACTCTGGTGTGCCACTTCCTGTCTAGACTGGAGGAGCTGCTGCCGGTCCCAGACTTCAAACAG ACTGCGTTGTTgatcagtgctgccccctctgtTCTGGAGGACTACATGCGCTGTGTCTCTCACGGAGAGGACCTGAAGTCTCTGCTACAGAACCAACACTGCCCCGGGAAGCTGCCCAAGAGCG TTCCCTCGAGGACAGAGGACCGTCTCCTCGTCTCGTTATCCTTCCCTCCATCACTGAGACTGGCCAATGCCTCGCACCCCAGCGCCCGCGACAGCCCGTCCTTGGAGATCATGACTGACAGTTTGACTGGCCAATGGGCTGAGTCAAAAGCAAGTATGGCTAAAAATACTGGAACGGATTCAGTAGAAAGCCAAGGATCTGAAGGAAAGGATCACCTGAAGGAGAGACAAAGGGTAAGATTGAAGTCTGAGGAAGGAAGAGAAGCAGTTGTCTCTGAGCACCAATACTCCCTGAGCAGCACGACAGCTGAACACGRCCCGGCGGCAACAGCAGCMGCCTCCTCCGGTGTGTCACCAGAGCAACCGCGGCARCGCGTGGCCCACAAGTGTCCCCAATGTGGCCGTTGTTTCATCTACCTCTATGAGATGCTGGAGCACCAGAGACTCCACACAGGGGAGAACCCTTACAAGTGTTCCCAGTGCGGTAAGACCTTCAGACGGTCCTCGGAGATGTCCACCCATCGTCGGACACAGTGCTCCAACGCTGCCTATGTCTGTATTAAATGCGGAAGCAGTTTTGGGTCGGTCAGAGAGCGTGTCCGGCACCGGTGTAGTGGCAGTAGACGGGCCAGCGGTTTAGGGCAGGCGGGCCAGTTCGAGTGTCCGCAGTGTGGGAAAATCTTCAAGTGGCACAACTCGTTGAAGAAACACCTGGTAACCCACACCACTGACAAGGTCTTCAACTGCAG GTACTGTGGGGAGGGGCCATTCCCAGGCGTGGCGGAGCTGAGGGCCCACCAGAAGGTCCACGGTGCAGAAGACAAACCCTACAAGTGTAAACAGTGTGGAAAGGGCTTCAGCTCACAG GTCTGGCAAAATAACCACGAGCAACGTCATTCCCAAGAGAGGTCCAAGATCTGCCCCAGCTGTGGAAAGGCCTTCCGCTGTAAAGGRGACCTGAAGCTCCACATGCGGACCCACACCGGCGAGAGGCCGTACCAGTGTACCTACTGCACCAAGCGGTTCTCCGTCAACGGAAACCTGACGATACACATCAGGACTCACACGGGCGAGAAACCTTTCCTCTGCTCGGACTGCGGCAAGGCCTTCTGCTCTGCAGGAGAGCTGCAGATCCACAGGAGAACACACACCGGGGAGAGACCGTACAAATGCACCGTCTGTGAGAAAGGTTTCACCATGGCCAGCAAGGTGACACTTCACATGCGTGTACACACGGGAGTACGACCCTACATCTGCCACGAGTGTGGGAAGGCATTCTCTCGCGGTGCGGAGTTGAAGAAACATGTTCTGAACCACACTGGGGTGAGACCGTACCCCTGTCATCTCTGTTCTAAGACCTACACCTGTCTAAATCACCTGAAGAGACATTTAAAGACCCACTCTGCCTCCCAGTCGTTGGACGTGAGCGGTGGATCGACTGTAGCATAA
- the LOC112074660 gene encoding zinc finger protein ZFMSA12A isoform X2: MESPFPLPSLGLLVPPLRMMSAVMWQVVRQGNTKHYGKLEEFVSMVTEVVPDLLSNRQRWLLILALRGRVTLELFRSGHPDDLKAVETHLDRITASGLKQSNDAAIEFAESNFLKLIQSLVEDPERREHFFKVVFPVEYGPNFDSSLQTLVCHFLSRLEELLPVPDFKQTALLISAAPSVLEDYMRCVSHGEDLKSLLQNQHCPGKLPKSVPSRTEDRLLVSLSFPPSLRLANASHPSARDSPSLEIMTDSLTGQWAESKASMAKNTGTDSVESQGSEGKDHLKERQRVRLKSEEGREAVVSEHQYSLSSTTAEHXPAATAAASSGVSPEQPRQRVAHKCPQCGRCFIYLYEMLEHQRLHTGENPYKCSQCGKTFRRSSEMSTHRRTQCSNAAYVCIKCGSSFGSVRERVRHRCSGSRRASGLGQAGQFECPQCGKIFKWHNSLKKHLVTHTTDKVFNCRYCGEGPFPGVAELRAHQKVHGAEDKPYKCKQCGKGFSSQVWQNNHEQRHSQERSKICPSCGKAFRCKGDLKLHMRTHTGERPYQCTYCTKRFSVNGNLTIHIRTHTGEKPFLCSDCGKAFCSAGELQIHRRTHTGERPYKCTVCEKGFTMASKVTLHMRVHTGVRPYICHECGKAFSRGAELKKHVLNHTGVRPYPCHLCSKTYTCLNHLKRHLKTHSASQSLDVSGGSTVA; this comes from the exons GTGACTCTGGAATTGTTCCGATCTGGACATCCCGATGACCTCAAGGCTGTTGAAACACACCTGGATAGAATCACAGCATCTGGTCTGAAACAG TCAAACGATGCCGCGATTGAATTTGCTGAATCTAACTTCCTGAAGCTGATCCAGAGCTTAGTGGAAGACCCAGAAAGGAGGGAACACTTCTTCAAG GTGGTGTTCCCGGTGGAGTATGGTCCTAACTTTGACTCATCGCTGCAAACTCTGGTGTGCCACTTCCTGTCTAGACTGGAGGAGCTGCTGCCGGTCCCAGACTTCAAACAG ACTGCGTTGTTgatcagtgctgccccctctgtTCTGGAGGACTACATGCGCTGTGTCTCTCACGGAGAGGACCTGAAGTCTCTGCTACAGAACCAACACTGCCCCGGGAAGCTGCCCAAGAGCG TTCCCTCGAGGACAGAGGACCGTCTCCTCGTCTCGTTATCCTTCCCTCCATCACTGAGACTGGCCAATGCCTCGCACCCCAGCGCCCGCGACAGCCCGTCCTTGGAGATCATGACTGACAGTTTGACTGGCCAATGGGCTGAGTCAAAAGCAAGTATGGCTAAAAATACTGGAACGGATTCAGTAGAAAGCCAAGGATCTGAAGGAAAGGATCACCTGAAGGAGAGACAAAGGGTAAGATTGAAGTCTGAGGAAGGAAGAGAAGCAGTTGTCTCTGAGCACCAATACTCCCTGAGCAGCACGACAGCTGAACACGRCCCGGCGGCAACAGCAGCMGCCTCCTCCGGTGTGTCACCAGAGCAACCGCGGCARCGCGTGGCCCACAAGTGTCCCCAATGTGGCCGTTGTTTCATCTACCTCTATGAGATGCTGGAGCACCAGAGACTCCACACAGGGGAGAACCCTTACAAGTGTTCCCAGTGCGGTAAGACCTTCAGACGGTCCTCGGAGATGTCCACCCATCGTCGGACACAGTGCTCCAACGCTGCCTATGTCTGTATTAAATGCGGAAGCAGTTTTGGGTCGGTCAGAGAGCGTGTCCGGCACCGGTGTAGTGGCAGTAGACGGGCCAGCGGTTTAGGGCAGGCGGGCCAGTTCGAGTGTCCGCAGTGTGGGAAAATCTTCAAGTGGCACAACTCGTTGAAGAAACACCTGGTAACCCACACCACTGACAAGGTCTTCAACTGCAG GTACTGTGGGGAGGGGCCATTCCCAGGCGTGGCGGAGCTGAGGGCCCACCAGAAGGTCCACGGTGCAGAAGACAAACCCTACAAGTGTAAACAGTGTGGAAAGGGCTTCAGCTCACAG GTCTGGCAAAATAACCACGAGCAACGTCATTCCCAAGAGAGGTCCAAGATCTGCCCCAGCTGTGGAAAGGCCTTCCGCTGTAAAGGRGACCTGAAGCTCCACATGCGGACCCACACCGGCGAGAGGCCGTACCAGTGTACCTACTGCACCAAGCGGTTCTCCGTCAACGGAAACCTGACGATACACATCAGGACTCACACGGGCGAGAAACCTTTCCTCTGCTCGGACTGCGGCAAGGCCTTCTGCTCTGCAGGAGAGCTGCAGATCCACAGGAGAACACACACCGGGGAGAGACCGTACAAATGCACCGTCTGTGAGAAAGGTTTCACCATGGCCAGCAAGGTGACACTTCACATGCGTGTACACACGGGAGTACGACCCTACATCTGCCACGAGTGTGGGAAGGCATTCTCTCGCGGTGCGGAGTTGAAGAAACATGTTCTGAACCACACTGGGGTGAGACCGTACCCCTGTCATCTCTGTTCTAAGACCTACACCTGTCTAAATCACCTGAAGAGACATTTAAAGACCCACTCTGCCTCCCAGTCGTTGGACGTGAGCGGTGGATCGACTGTAGCATAA